GAGAAGAACGGCCAGCCGATCTGCCGCGACTGCGACTAGGTCGGGTCGGCCGTGGCAGGCGACACACCGTTCCGGAAGCGGCGCTTGCGGCGCAACAAAGCCGCGGAGGCGCATCAGGGCGGCACAGGCCCGGCAGAAGGCGCAAGCCCGTCTGCCGAGCGGTCCGCCGCCCTGCCGCCCTCCGTCGGTGCACCTGACGACGAGCGGGGCCGATCGGCCTCGCTCGAAGCAGTCCGGGCGGAAGGCGTGCCGGACACCACGGAACGGGCCGAAGAGGCCGACAGGACGGAGCCCGTGACCGGGGCAGGCCGTCTGAACACACTGAAACGGGGCGTACGCAAGGGCGGGGAGAGCGCCAGAGTCGTAGTCGGCCAGCTGGCCGACCGGATCATCGACACGGCTCCCCGCGTCCCTGTGCGCGATCTCGCCACCCTGCGCAGGCAGTTCCCGGGGCTCGGTCCCGAAGAGCTCGCCGACAAACTCATCGCGGGCGCGTGCAAGGCCACCGCCGCCGTCGGCGCCGGAATCGGAGCGGCGGCCATGATGCCCGTACCGCCCGCCATGCTCGCCGAGCTGGCGGCGGAGATCACCGGCGTCGCCGCGATCGAACTGAAGCTCGTCGCCGAGCTCCACGAGGTCTACGGCCGGCGACCGCCCGGCAACATCGGCCAGCGAAGCACCGCGTATCTGACGTCCTGGACGGAGGAGCGCGGTATCGACGTCTCACGCCCCACGACGCTCAACGCGGCGCTCGGCGGCCAGATGAAACGCGAGCTGCGCCAGCAGATCACGAAGCGCATGGTGCGCGATCTGCCGAACCTGATCCCGTTCATGATCGGCGCCGCGGTCGGCGCGCTGATGAACCAGCGCGACACCCGCAAGCTCGCCGAGAGGGTAAGGAAGGACCTGCGCAAGAGCCAGGTCACCTGGGACCGCCTCACCGACCTGCCCGCACTGGACCAGCCCATGAACCCCAAGCAGCTGCCGGGCTAGGGCCTGTCGTTTGGATCATGCCGGGCTCGCGTGCCCTGGCGCGCGCTCCCCCGAGCTCTCGGCTTCGCTCGAGCAGGGAGGGGCCCCCTCCGGCGTTGTCGTCGGTCGCCGACGCTCCGCGTCGACTCCCTCCTCCGCCTTGCGGCTGCCCGCACCAGACCCCGCTCCCTGATCCGGCCTGATCCAAACGAAAGACCCTAGGGCCTCTCGTCGCGCGGACCGGGGCCGGAGCAGACGCGGCGCCCCGGGAGGCTCAGGCCGCCGGTACGGCCGTCAGCGCCGCCACCAGGGCCTGCGGCTCGCGGGTCGACAGGAAGACGTACGGAGTCGGGTCGGCCGGGTCCGTGACCTGCACCCGCACCGCCGTCGGGATGTAGCTGCGCAGCAGCATGAACGCGCGCGCGTCCGCCTTGTGCGTGCGCCAGGCGCGCGCCTCCTCCGGGTCCAGCACCTCGGCCTCGCCCAGCGCCGACAGCGGAATCCGCGCGTCGCCCGCGACGAGGGCGCCCGCCACCACACGGATGCGCGCGGAGCCGTACGAACTCACGACCACCGCCGAGGCGGCCGTGCCGCCGACCAGGCCGCAGAGCAGGGGCACGGTGCCGAGCGGCAGGAGCATCAGGGCACAGGCGATGCCGACTCCGAAGGCGATGACCCACCACGAACGGGGTGCGGTGAGACGTTCGTCGAAGGGCGTTGCGGAAGGCTGCATGAATCCAAGCTTGGCACGGCGCGACCCGCGGTCGGCCGCGCGGGTAAGGTCTGCGCCTGTGAGTGGAACATCTAAGGCCCTGAGGCCCCCGGCCGACGCGGTGGCGCCGGTCCGGCACCCCGAAGCCCCGGCGCCGGGAGAACTCCTCGGCGCGCACTACGAACACTGTTTCGGCTGCGGCGGGGGACAGCCGCACGGGCTGCACCTCCAGGCCCGCGCCGGAGAGGGTGTACGCGTCACAGCCGAGTTCACCGTGAAGGCCGCCCACCAGGGTGCCCCGGGTCTCGCGCACGGCGGCGTCCTGGCGACGGCGCTGGACGAGACGCTCGGCTCGCTCAACTGGCTGCTGCGGGTTATCGCGGTGACCGGACGCCTGGAGACCGACTTCGTCCGGCCGGTTCCGGTGGACACCGTCCTCTTCCTGGACGCCGAGATCACCGCGGTCGCCGGCCGCAAGATCTACTCGACGGCGACCGGCCGGATCGGCGGCCCCGACGGGCCCGTCGCGGTCCGGGCCGACGCCCTCTTCATCGAGGTCAAGGTCGACCACTTCATCGAGAACGGCCGTCCGGCCGAGATCCAGGCGGCCATGGCCGACCCGGATCAGGTCAAGCGGGCCCGCGCCTTCGAGGTGAACCCCTGATGCGGCCTCCTCTCGACGTACTGATCCGCCGGATCGACCCCGAGGTGCCGATTCCCTCGTACGGTCACCCGGGCGACGCCGGGGCCGACCTGGTGACCACGGAGGCGGCCGAACTCGGCCCCGGGGAACGGGCGGTGCTGCCCACCGGGGTGTCGATCGCGCTCCCCGACGGGTACGCCGCGTTCGTGCACCCGCGTTCCGGCCTCGCAGCCCGCTGCGGAGTGGCCCTCGTGAATGCCCCAGGGACGGTTGATGCCGGGTACCGTGGGGAGATCAAGGTGATCGTGGTCAACCTCGATCCGCGCGAGACCGTGCGGTTCGAACGTTTCGACCGGATTGCCCAGCTGGTCGTCCAGCAGGTCGAGAAGGTGCGCTTCCACGAGGTGGCGGAACTTCCCGGTTCGGCGCGGGCCGAGGGTGGCTTCGGGTCCACCGGCGGTCATGCCGCTGTGGACGGCGTCAGGGGCGGGATCACCCAGGGTGGGAACAGCTACGCTTCGGTCGTATCCGACCGGGAAGGACAGTGACGTGTTCGGACGTCGCAAGAAGAGTGGTTCCGCCGAGGACGCGGCGGACGAAGCGCGCGAGGCCGAGCAGGTCGCCGACGAGCTCGATGACACCGACGGGACCGCGAGCGGTTCACGCCGGATGAACCTTCCGCCGGCTCCCCGGCCGGACGGGCCGTGGGACTCCGACGAGGTCTCCCAGCCCGGCGAGGGCAGGGTGGACCTGGGCGGCATCTTCGTGCCCGGAGTCGAGGGCATGGAACTGCGGGTCGAGGTCGCCGGTGACGCGATCGTCGCCGCCACCGTGGTCCTGCGCGACAGTGCGGTGCAGCTCCAGGCATTCGCGGCCCCCAAGAAGGAGGGCATCTGGGGCGAGGTCCGCGAGGAGATCGCCACGGGCATCACCCAGCAGGGCGGCATCATCGACGAGGTCGAGGGTCCGCTGGGCTGGGAGCTGCGCGCCCAGGTCCCCGTACAGCTTCCGGACGGGACGAACGGCGTACAGCTCGTGCGTTTCGTCGGTGTCGACGGGCCGCGCTGGTTCCTGCGCGGAGTCATCTCCGGTCAGGGTGCCGTGCAGCCGGAGGCCGCCGGACTGCTGGAGACGATTTTCCGGGACACCGTGGTCGTCCGTGGCGAAGGCCCCATGGCGCCGCGCGACCCGATCGTCCTGAAGCTCCCCAACGACGCCCAGATGGTGCCGGAGGGCGTGCAGCAGGAGGAGCAGGAGGGCTCGAAGTTCTCCGGTGGAATGGGTCAGCTCCAGCGCGGACCCGAGATCACCGAGGTGCGCTGAGGCGCTCCCCGCAGCATCGGCCGGTGGGCCGTACCCGCATGTCCGGGGTACGGCCCACCGGCTTTTCCGTGCCCGCGTACGGCGGGCCGGGCCGAAGTCCGGCATCCGGCCATTGCCCGGCCGTGTGCCTCATGCACATACTGGCCGCGGCGGGGAAGCGTACGTACGGGGAGAGACATGACGGAGAGCATCAGCGCACAGGGCGGCACGGCGGTGGCCCAGGACCGGGGTCCCATGGTGCGGATCGAGGACCTGCACCGCTCGTACGGGACCGGCGCCGCGGCCGTACACGCGCTGCGCGGGGTGTCCTTCGAGATCCCCCGCGGTGAGCTCGTCGCGCTCAAGGGGCGGTCCGGGTCCGGCAAGACGACGCTGCTCAACCTGGTCGGCGGACTGGACGCGCCGGACGGCGGCCGGATCACCGTCGACGGCACGGACCTCTCCGCACTCGGCGAGAGCGGGCTCCTGGAACTGCGCCGCGACCGGATCGGCTTCATCTTCCAGTCCTTCGGACTGATCCCGATCCTGACCGCCGCCGAGAACGTCGGCGTACCGATGCGGCTGCGCAAGGCCGATCCGAAGGAGCGCGAGGAGCGCGTGGCCCTGCTGCTCTCGCTGGTCGGGCTCGGCGACCACGCCCAGCAGCGGCCCGGCGAACTCTCCGGCGGACAGCAGCAGCGCGTCGCCATCGCGCGGGCCCTGGCCAACCGGCCCGCCCTGCTGATCGCCGACGAGCCCACCGGACAGCTCGACGCGGAGACCGGTCTCGCCGTCATGGAGCTGCTGCGCGCGGTGGTGCGCAGCGAGGGCGTCACGGCCCTCGTCGCCACCCACGACGCCCAGCTGCTCGGCCTCGCCGACCGGGTCCTGGAGCTCAGCGACGGGCACATCGTGGAGCACGCGCCGGCGGTCTGATGCCCCCGGGGGCATCAGAATTCCGTCAATACGCCCTCCGTGGCCACCCCTCGTCCGATATGCCCGGAATCCTCGGAGTAGTTTCATCATCGGCTGCCGCATCGGCGGCAGCCGATTCTGGAAGACAATGGGGCCATGGGACGCGGCAAGCTTCGGATCTACCTGGGTGCGGCACCGGGCGTCGGCAAGACGTACGCGATGCTCTCCGAGGCCCACCGCCGGGTGGAGCGGGGCACCGACTGCGTCGTCGCCTTCGTGGAGCACCACGACCGGCCGCGCACCGAAGTGATGCTGCACGGCCTGGAGCAGGTCCGGCGCCGCGACATCGAGTACCGCTCGGCCGTCTTCACCGAGATGGACGTGGACGCGGTCCGCGACCGGGCCCCCGCCGTCGCCCTGGTGGACGAGCTGGCCCACACCAATGTGCCCGGCTCCCGCAATGCCAAGCGCTGGCAGGACGTCGAGGAACTCCTCGCGGCCGGCATCGACGTGATCTCCACCGTCAACATCCAGCACCTGGAGTCCCTGGGCGACGTCGTCGAGACGATCACCGGGGTGCGGCAGCGCGAGACGGTCCCCGACGAAGTCGTACGGCGTGCCGACCAGATCGAGCTGGTCGACATGTCCCCCCAGGCCCTGCGCCGCCGCATGGCCCACGGGAACATCTACAAGCCCGACAAGCTCGACGCGGCCCTCTCCAACTACTTCCGACCCGGCAACCTCACCGCACTGCGCGAGCTGGCCCTCCTCTGGGTCGCCGACCGGGTCGACGAATACCTCCAGCAGTACCGCGGCGAGCACGACATCCGCACCACCTGGCAGGCCCGCGAACGCATCGTGATCGGGCTGACCGGCGGACCGGAGGGCCGTACCCTCATCCGCCGCGCGTCCCGGATGGCGGCCAAGGGCTCGGGCAGCGAGATCCTCGCCGTCTACATCGCACGGAGCGACGGGCTCACCGCCGCCTCGCCCAAGGAACTCGCCGTGCAGCGGACCCTCGTGGAGGACCTGGGCGGCACCTTCCACCACGTCATCGGCGACGACATACCCTCGGCGCTCCTCGAATTCGCCCGCGGGGTCAACGCCACGCAGATCGTCCTCGGCTCCAGCCGCCGCAAGACCTGGCAGTACATCTACGGCCCGGGAGTCGGCGCCACCGTGGCCCGCGACTCCGGGACCGATCTCGACGTCCACATCGTCACGCACGAGGAGGTCGCCAAGGGCCGGGGGCTGCCCCTGGCACGCGGCAACCGGCTCGGCCGGGCCCGGATCCTCTGGGGCTGGGCCGTCGGCGTCGGGGGACCGGTGCTGCTCTCGCTGTTCCTCCGGAGCCTGGAGGACGGTCCGGGGCTCGCCAACGACGTCCTGCTCTTCCTCTTCCTGACCGTCGGCGCCGCGCTGCTCGGGGGACTGCGCCCGGCCCTCGCCTCGGCCGCCGCCGGCTCCCTGCTGCTGAACTACTTCTTCACCCCGCCGACCCACACCCTGACCGTCCAGGACCCGGAGAACCTCGTCGCCATCGTGATCTTCTTCGCGGTGGCGGTCGCGGTCGCCTCGGTGGTGGATCTGGCGGCCCGCCGCACCCACCAGGCCGCCAGGCTGCGCGCCGAGTCGGAGATCCTCTCCTTCCTGGCCGGCAGCGTCCTGCGCGGCGAGACCACCCTGGACGCCCTGCTGGAGCGGGTCCGCGAGACCTTCGCGATGGAGTCCGTCGCCCTCCTGGAGCGGCAGAGCGACGTCGATCCGTGGACCTGCGCCGGGTCCGTCGGCCCGGCCCCGGTCGTCCGCCCGGAGGACGCCGATGTGGACATGCCCGTCGGCGACCACATGGCGCTGGCGCTCTCCGGCCGGGTGCTCCCCGCGGAGGACCGGCGGGTGCTCGGCGCCTTCGCCGCCCAGGCCGCCGTCGTACTCGACCGCCAGCGCCTCGTGGGGGCGGCCGAGGAGGCCAGGCGGCTCGCCGAGGGCAACCGGATCAGGACCGCGCTGCTTGCCGCCGTCAGCCACGACCTGCGTACCCCGCTGGCCGCCATCAAGGCCGCCGTCAGCTCCCTGCGCTCCGACGACGTCTCCTGGTCGGAAGAGGACGAGGCGGAGCTCCTCGAAGGCATCGAGGACGGCGCCGACCGCCTCGACCACCTCGTCGGCAACCTGCTGGACATGTCCCGCCTCCAGACCGGCACCGTCACACCGCTGATCCGCGAGATCGATCTCGACGAGGTCGTCCCCATGGCCCTCGGAGGCGTACCCGAGGGCAGTGTCGACCTCGACATCCCGGAGACGCTTCCGATGGTCGCCGTCGATCCCGGCCTGCTGGAGCGCGCCGTCGCCAACATCGTCGAGAACGCCGTGAAGTACAGCCCCGAGCGCACCCGCGTCGTCGTCGCCGCCAGTTCGCTGGGCGAACGCGTCGAACTGCGCGTCGCCGACCGCGGCCCCGGCGTCCCGGACGAGGGCAAGGAGCGGATCTTCGAGCCCTTCCAGCGCTACGGCGACGCCCCGCGCGGCGCCGGGGTCGGCCTCGGCCTCGCGGTCGCCCGCGGCTTCGTGGAGGCCATGGGCGGCACGCTCGACGCGGAGGACACCCCCGGCGGCGGGATGACCATGGTCCTCACCCTCAAGGCCGCGGCGGGAGCCGTTCCGGTCAGTACCGGCCTGCCCGCCCAGGTCACCTCGTGAATCCTCCGTACCTCGTACATGTCCCGTGCAGCAGAAAGGCAGGTCCACGATGACCAGGGTGCTTGTGGTCGACGACGAGCCGCAGATCGTACGTGCCCTCGTGATCAACCTGAAGGCGCGCAAGTACGAGGTGGACGCGGCGCCCGACGGAGCCACCGCGCTGCAGCTCGCCGCCGCCCGCCACCCCGACGTCGTCGTCCTCGACCTCGGACTGCCGGACATGGACGGCGTGGAGGTGATCCGGGGGCTGCGCGGCTGGACCCGGGTACCGATCCTGGTCCTCTCCGCCCGCCATACCTCGGACGAGAAGGTCGAGGCCCTGGACGCCGGCGCCGACGACTACGTCACCAAGCCCTTCGGCATGGACGAGCTGCTGGCCCGGCTGCGCGCGGCGGTACGCCGGGCCGAGCCCGTCGGCGCGGACGGTGCCGACGGCGTCGTGATCGTCGAGACCGAGGGGTTCACCGTCGACCTGGCGGCCAAGAAGGTCAACCGCGGGGGCCGCGACGTACGCCTCACGCCCACCGAGTGGCATCTGCTGGAGGTCCTCGTGCGCAACGGCGGCCGGCTCGTCAGCCAGAAGCAGCTGCTCCAGGAGGTCTGGGGGCCCTCGTACGGCACCGAGACCAACTACCTCCGGGTCTACATGGCGCAGCTGCGCCGCAAGCTGGAAGCCGACCCCTCGCACCCCCGGCACTTCGTCACCGAGCCCGGCATGGGCTACCGGTTCGAACGCGGCTGACCACCGGGAACGGGGTACGAGGAGGTCATACCGGGACGACTGAGGTAACCCGTCCGAGTGACGCCCCCGGGCACCCGCCGGTACCCCCGGACACCGGTACCCTTCGGGTATGAGTGCTGTTCCCCGATTCGAGAAGCCCGGCAAGGCGGATAAGCCGTCCGGCCGCTTCCGCCGCATGCTCGACCGGCTTTCCAGCTCCCAGCAGGACCTGGAGTCCGAGGAGCTGCGGGAGGACGCGCAGGCGTCGGGGTGCACGCGCATCGCTGAGTGCTCCGACCGCCAGATCGTGAAGGTGACTGGTACGTTGCGGACCGTCACCCTGCGTCCGCGAGCCGGAGTTCCCGCCCTGGAGGCGGAGCTCTTCGACGGTACCGCGCCGCTCGACGTGGTCTGGCTCGGACGGCGCTCCATCGTCGGTATCGAACCGGGCCGTAAGCTCATCGCCTCGGGCCGTATCTCGATGAGTCACGGACGCCGGGTGCTGTTCAACCCCAAATACGAACTCCGACCGCTCGGCAAGGAGTAGCCGGTGACGTCTCTTGACAAGCCGACGTCCGACACGGACACGTCCCACCCCACCGCCAGGGAAGAAGCCGCAGCGAAGGCGGTCACCGAGGCAGCGCTCTCCGAGGCGTTCGGCGGTGTCCGCGGCATGGTGGAGACCGTCCTGCCCGGTCTGCTCTTCGTCACGATCTTCACCATCAACAAGGACCTGCACACCTCGGCCATCGCGGCCCTGGTCGTGTCGCTGCTCCTGGTCGGTGTGCGGCTGATCCGCAGGGACACCGTCAAGCACGCCTTCAGCGGCGTCTTCGGCGTGGCCTTCGGTGTGGTCTTCGCGATGATGACGGGCAACGCCAAGGACTTCTATCTGCCGGGCATGATCTACACGCTCGGACTGGCCCTCGCGTACATCGTCACGACCCTCGCGGGGGTGCCCCTGATCGGCCTGATCCTGGGGCCGGTCTTCAAGGAGAACCTCTCCTGGCGCACCAGGAACCCCGGACGCAAGGCCGCCTACGCCAAGGCGAGCTGGGCCTGGGGCCTGATCCTGCTCGCCAAGTGCGCGATCCTCTTCCCGCTCTACTGGTGGGCCGACACCACCCAGCTCGGCTGGGTCCTGGTCGCGCTGAAGATCCCGCCGTTCCTGCTCGCGGTCTATCTGACCTGGCTCTTCCTCGCCAAGGCGCCGCCGCCGATCGACGTCTTCGCCGAGATGGAGGCCGAGGAGCAGGCAGAGAAGGACCGCAAGGCTCAGGCCGCCCGGTCCGCCGGCCACGAGGGCTGACGCCCGCAGCACCGGCACACGCGCAACGAGAGGGGCCCTGAACCGTCTGACACGGTTCGGGGCCCCTCTCGTTGCGTGCGTTGCGTGCGTGTTGCGTGCGTGCCCTAGTCCTCGTCGAGCTCGCGGCGCACGGACAGCAGATCCTCCAGCTGTTCCTCGCGCGCCTGGGCCGCCACGAAGAGCAGCTCGTCACCGGCTTCCAGCGTCTCCTCGGTGCTCGGCGTCAGGACGCGCGTACCGCGGATGATCGTGACCAGCGAGGTGTCCTCCGGCCACGCCACGTCGCCGACCGAGGTGCCGGCGAGCGCCGACTCCGGGGGCAGTGTCAGCTCGACGAGGTTGGCGTCGCCGTGGCTGAAGCGCAGCAGGCGGACCAGATCGCCGACGCTCACGGCCTCCTCGACCAGGGCCGACATCAGACGCGGCGTGGAGACCGCGACATCGACGCCCCAGGACTCGTTGAACAGCCACTCGTTCTTCGGGTTGTTCACCCGGGCGACGACCCGCGGCACGCCGTACTCGGTCTTCGCGAGCAGGGAGACGACCAGGTTGACCTTGTCGTCGCCGGTCGCGGCGATCACGACGTTGCACCGCTGGAGGGCGGCCTCGTCCAGCGAGGTGATCTCGCAGGCGTCCGCGAGCAGCCACTCGGCCATCGGGACCCGCTCCACCGAGATGGCGGTCGGGGCCTTGTCGATGAGCAGTACCTCGTGCCCGTTCTCCAGCAGCTCCGTCGCGATGGAACGGCCCACCGCGCCGGCACCGGCAATCGACACGCGCATCAGTGACCGCCTTCTTCAGGGCCCTCGGCGAAGGCCGCCTCGACCTTCGCGACCTCGTCCGTACGCATCATCACGTGGACCAGGTCGCTCTCCTGCAGGACCGTCTGCGACGTCGGCAGGATCGCTTCACCCAGTCGGGTGAGGAACGCCACGCGGACGCCCGTCTGCTCCTGGAGCGTGCTGATCTTGTGGCCGATCCACGAGGGCGTGGTGTGCACCTCGGCGAGCTGCACCCCACCGCTCGGGTCGCGCCACAGCGGCTCGGCGCCGGACGGCAGCAGCCGACGCAGCATCTGGTCCGCGGTCCAGCGGACGGTGGCCACGGTGGGGATACCGAGGCGCTGGTAGACCTCGGCACGCCGCGGGTCGTAGATCCGGGCGGCCACGTTCTCGATGGCGAACATCTCGCGGGCCACCCGGGCCGCGATGATGTTCGAGTTGTCGCCGCTGCTCACCGCGGCGAACGCGCCGGCCTCTTCGATCCCGGCCTCGCGGAGAGTGTCCTGGTCGAAGCCGACCCCGGTGACCCGACGGCCGCCGAACCCGGAACCCAGGCGTCGGAACGCGGTGGGGTCCTGGTCGATCACGGCGACCGTGTGTCCCTGCTTTTCCAGGGTCTGCGCGAGAGCGGCTCCGACTCGCCCGCAGCCCATGATGACGATGTGCACCTTGCGCCTACCTCGCCGTCCTGGTCATCCCGCTGACCTGCGAAAACACCCTGGTCACACTTCTTTCTCAGCTTGCCGGGCAAACAACGGGGCAACGACCTTCGGCGTTGCCCGGGGTTGAGCTTATGCCGCAACGCGACGGCCGCCTCATCCGAGTGTGCGTTCGTGGGGGCCGGTGCGGCAAAGGCTGGGGAACCGTGTCTGCTCGCACCCTTGAGCGCCACACCACAGACATCTAACATGTCAGTTCATGGAGACTCTCCGGCCCGTCCGACGGACCCTGCTGCGGGACACCGCGTACGAGGCGATTCGTGACGCCATCGTCCGCGGCGACATCCCACCCGGTGCCTCGGTCCGCGACGCCGACCTCGCCGAACGGCTCGGGCTCTCCCGGGCGCCCGTCCGCGACGCCCTGTCCCGGCTCGCCGGCGAAGGGCTCGTCGAGAGCAAGCCGCAGAGCTACACCCGCGTCACCCGGCTCGTCCCGCGCGACGTCAGGGACGCCGCCGCCGTCGTCCGCGCGATGCAGGAGCTCGCGGCCCGCACCGCGGTCCCGCGGCTCACGGACGAGGACATCGCGGCGATGCGGGCGGCGAACGAGCGGTTCCGCGCGGCTGCGGCCGAAGGCGACACCGCCGCCGCGCTGCGCGCCGACGACGAACTGCACGAGGTGCTCGTCACCGCCTGCGGCAACCGCGCCGTCGCCGCGACGGCCGAGCGCTACACCCCTCTGATCCGCCGCCTCGAATGGCGCCGGTTCGGCACGGCGAGCGCGGTGCACGGCTCGGCCGCCCTCCATGACCGGCTCATCGACGCCTGTGCCGACGGAGACGCGGAAGCGGCCGGCCGGATCACCGCGGAGATCTGGCAGGTGCTGGAACAGCTCGCCGACGAGCCGCCCGCCCCGTGACCCCGGCCGACCGCCCACCGCCGTACCGATGGACCGTCCGCCGCCTTACCCGGTTGACCGTCGACGCCGTACCCGATCGATCCGCCCCGCGATCCAAGGAGCCCTCGTGACGACCCTGCCGGCCGACCTCTCCTCGTACGAGCGCTACCCCCTCCTCTTCGGGCCCTCGCCGGTGCACCGCCTGGACCGGCTCACCGAGCACCTCGGCGGCGCCGCGCTCTGGGCCAAGCGTGAGGACTGCAACTCCGGCATCGCCTACGGCGGCAACAAGACCCGCAAGCTCGAATACCTCGTCGCCGACGCGCTGGCCCAGGGCTGCGACACCCTCGTGTCGATCGGCGGCGTCCAGTCCAACCACACCCGGCAGGTGGCGGCGGTGGCGGCCCGCGCCGGTCTGAAGTGCGTCCTCATCCAGGAGAGCTGGGTGGAGTGGCCCGACGCCGTCTACGACAAGGTCGGCAACATCCTCATCAGCCGGCTGGCCGGAGCCGACGTCCGTCTCGTGCGGGCCGGCTTCGGGATCGGCGTCAAGGAGAGCTTCGAGCAGGCCCTGCGCGAGGTCGAGGACCGGGGCGGGCGTCCGTACGCCATCCCGGCCGGCG
The Streptomyces sp. NBC_00234 DNA segment above includes these coding regions:
- a CDS encoding GntR family transcriptional regulator, with product METLRPVRRTLLRDTAYEAIRDAIVRGDIPPGASVRDADLAERLGLSRAPVRDALSRLAGEGLVESKPQSYTRVTRLVPRDVRDAAAVVRAMQELAARTAVPRLTDEDIAAMRAANERFRAAAAEGDTAAALRADDELHEVLVTACGNRAVAATAERYTPLIRRLEWRRFGTASAVHGSAALHDRLIDACADGDAEAAGRITAEIWQVLEQLADEPPAP